Within Felis catus isolate Fca126 chromosome A1, F.catus_Fca126_mat1.0, whole genome shotgun sequence, the genomic segment GGCAAGGCATTATTCAGATGGTTCGCATTGGCCTCATTTATTCTCACAAAGCCCTAACAGATGTTACTATCCCAATATTACTGATGAGAGGCTGATAGATAATAACTTTCCTGTAGTGAAATGGcttatttaacaaataagtaGAATGGAGATTTTAATCCAGGACTGTTGTCAAGAAAGCATGTAAGCTTTGTGTAATTGTTGAGGCTGAAAGAATTGAAAGGAGGAAGTTGATACGATAGCAAGTCTTTGAAAACAATGACCTTAAGCATAGTGTGGGtatgcacgcacgtgcacacgcgcacaggagaaaatgttttcattgtggGAGGAAGAATACAAATGATGAGCTTACTTCACAGAAGCATTTCTCGAAGTAAAACACTTGCATTTGTCAGTaaggaaactgaaatatttttgtgaaatactAAGATGTAGCCTTTTGAAAGGAAGGCCATCTTACCTACGTTCTCTTCCCTCTTATGTTTCAGTATTGTGTGCATTTTTGTGTCCACTGTTTAAGTGTAATGATATTGGACAAAAAATATACAGCAAAATCAAGTCAGTTCTGCTGAAACTAGATTTTGGAATTGGAGAATATATTAATCAGAAGAAACGTAAGAGATCTGGTaggtaaaatttgaattttagataccGTGCATGGAATCAGACATCAGCTGGCTATTTATTATGAAAtcaattttaatacatttcaagGCGCTTTTAGCCTTTTATTGCATATTATTACAGAAGCTAATCCCCCACAGTAATACAGCTTTTGCCTatttaggcttttatttttttctcgaACATACAAGAAATTGACTTTTTGATCCAAATTgtcaggggaaggagaaaaggattcAATAATTCTGTATTTGCTATTTATGATTTCTTTCgtgtaagttattttattttggtatggactattgcaaataaaaaaaaacaacactaggGCTGAGAGCGTGGGAGCAGTGTAAGGGGATTGAGAGAacaaggggaggaaaagaaaacagaggaaaaatgaaTGTAATCATTATTCACTACTGAACTTGGCCTATGACTTTATAGATTCTCAAACTCTAgcaagcatcagaatcacctggagggatTATTAAAGCTTGgatttctgggccccaccccagagtttcAGATTCAGTTGGTGTAGGGCGGGGCCtgagaatatgcatttctaaaaagttcCATCAGATCAgcgatgctgatgctgctggttcagGGACCATACTACGAGAACCACTCTATGGACCATTTCCCTTGGAAATCAGACTTTTGCAAATACGTCGTGTGCACACATTTGATTATATGGGAGCATTGGAGACCGTGAGGAATGCAGGGTCAGGATACCACTGTATAATGAATGAAATGTACTGTCTAGGAAACTGAAAGCCTCTAAATTTTCTCTCAACAGaagcagataaagaaaaaagtcacaaagaaGACAGTGAATTAGACCTTTCAGCTCTTTGTCCTaaggtatttttttgtttagttttcagtTTGTTCCTGGGTGGTTTGACTGTTAAGTTTACTTACATGGCCTCAAGCTGAATGATTTTCCTAATAGACTCCTCTCATTCCTCTAAGATGACTGAACagtttcaaaaggaaaattactCATCTGGTTTTTATTATTCTGACATTTTTTGGTGTTCATATGGAGTTTTGAAAAAGATTTCTGTCCGCAGTTTAAAATGTGCCACTGCTATTTATCTTAACACAGATTAGCCTCACGGTTGCTGCTAAAGAGTTGTCTGTGTCTGACACGGACGTATCTGAGGTCTCCTGGACTGACAATGGGACCTTCAACCTTTCAGAAGGATACACTCCACAGACAGACACTTCTGATGGTATGCTCACATTTCTGTGTGcccttattgttattattagcacatgcaaaaatatttacCTCTGTCAACTgctgagtggataaacaaaatccGGCATATCTACACGATGGAGTGTCACTTGGCTATAAAAACAAAGCAGTGACACATGCCACAAGATGGATgggctttgaaaacattatgctaagtgaaagaagccagacgcacAAAGTCCACGTATTGTGCCAGTCCATCTATAGGAAATGTCCAGGATGGACAAATCCATgtggacagaaagtagattagtggctgccggggctgggggaaggaggaaaggtgaCTGGTAATTAGTGTGGGTTTTTCGTCATGAAGTAAATGTTCTGGCATTAGATAGTGGGGATGGTTGCCCCactttgtgaatatattaaaaaccactgaattgtacgctTGAAATGTGTACACTTTATGATCTGTGAATCGTACCTCAAAagctattccttttttaaaagtatggagaaaaaaacccaagccAGTCAGTATCCAAATCtgcctttattttcaaaacaaataaacaaccgACAGTGAAAACAATGAACTTGTGAAGTGTCTGGTGGCATTGTGTATGGCGAGagtggaaggaggggaagagacactTTCATCCTGTGTATTCAGGGCTGGTCCCCATCAAAGAGGATTAAAGTATGGAGGACAAGTTCCCCAAATCCGAAGCTGACTCCATGGTTTCTCATGGTTTTCTTCAaagttagttcttttttttttttttttaattaggataaataagtttaaaacagAGAGACAGTCTTGTACAGTAAGTTAATTTTTGCTAGTCTCCTTGGATTATTTCAGGTCATTTTAACCATATATTGAATATATGAGATTACACTGGAAGATTATGAATTGTTCTATATGTGTTTTTATAGGCAagaacatactttatttttctagaggaggagggaggccatACAGTGTTTGAGAAAAGACAGGCTTGGAGATTGGGACACCCAAGCGTAGTCTTGCCTTGGTCATtaactaactgtgtgaccttgaacaggtGATATGATTTCTGtggacctcaatttcctcaacttTCAAGTGTATCAGAACActcacggggtgcctggctggcttagttggtagagcatgcgactcgtGGTCATGAGTTTAAGGCCACTTTGGGTTTAGggtctactgaaaaaaaaaaaaaaggaaaaggaacactcACGCTGTACAAGCCCTACATATCAAGATGAGGATAACAAACCCGTTGTTCTTAAGCATTCTGTCTCAGACTTACACAACAAAAGGGGCAGCAGTCATGCCCCCCACAAAGAAGGCTTTAATTAAATTGAAGACTTCAAGTTACTATTGTAAAGAGTTAACTGTTACACTGAAAGATTTTCTatggaaagtgaaaaacaataaaatcactGTCTGCCTACTAATATGACATTGCTTTCAAATGTCCCAAATCTTAAGTGATCTGATATATATTCAGGACACGAGTTTGGTAGACAGGATATGGTCACTTTCAGCTATATTTATGGAAAGCGAAACGTTTCCATAAGCTCTTAGGTTGAACATGGAATAGAAGGAGCGATACTTTCTTTTGATTCATTGCTTTAAACAAACATCGGTTACAGATGCTGAGATAGATCTTCACGGATGAAAATGCTGGGCCAGGATAATACTCACCATCTGCTGTACCAGAATCCATGAAAACCTCCAGttgaaatatattgtttttacttTGTGATCATACAGCATACATATCCACATTAGCTTAAAGCTAATACCCTCCCTGGGGCAGGATGAAATTTTTGTTCATGATGAACATTTATAACTTCAGtacatgtatacaatggaatattacccagccattagaaagcatgaaatcttgccatttgcaacaacgtgcatggagctggagagtattatgctaagcaaaataagagaaagacaaataccatatgatttcacacatatgtggaatttaagaaacaaatgagcaaaggggggaaagaagagggagccaaaaaacagactctgaaaATACAGAACAGGGgcgctgggtggttcagttggttgagcatccaactcttgattttggctagggtCACGATCCTagctagggtcatgggatcaagccctgcatccaacTCCAGGTTGagcaaggagactgcttgggttatctctctctctctctctctctctctccctccccctccctccctccctccctccctccctctcttctctctctctctctctctctctctctctctctctctctctccctgtccctctccctctccctctccctctccctctctctttctttctctcaaatgaaaaaatagagaacaaacttatggttaccagaggaaggtgggtaggggcatgggttaaataggtgatggggattaaggagggcacttgtgatgagcactgggtgttatatgtaagtgttgaatcgctatattgcacacctgaaactaatacactgtatgttacttcgttggaatttaaataaaaactaacatcAAGTCATTACATACACTGTTTTGTGCTTAAGAGGAAAACTAAGGACGTAGGGGGGGGCATGTGGAATTTGTGCACTTGTAGAGAGATGGTCAGGTTTGCCTAGAGTGCGGGCTGGACGGCAGATTATCTTTTAGACAGTTCTTTCATTTCAGATTCATCACGGTGCTTAAGCATGAACTTCTGTTACACATTCCACAGATCTCGACCGGCCTAGCGAAGAAGTTTTCTCTCGAGACCTTTCCGATTTTCCATCTGTAGAAAATGGCATGGGAACAAACGATGAAGATGAATTCAGCCTTGGCTTGCCCACTGAGCTCAGGAGAAAAAAGGAGCAGCTGGACAGCGGTCCCAGAGCAAGCAAAGAGAGGCAGTCCGCCGCTGGCCCCACCCTTCCGCTGAGCAGTGACCAAACCTTTCACTTGATGCGCAACCTGGCCGGGGACGCCATCACAGCCGCAGTGACGGCTGCCATCAAAGAGCAGTTAGAGGGCGCCGCGAAGCAAGCACTCTCTCAggctgcccccagcccaggagACGACACAGACACTGAAGAAGGTGATGACTTTGAACTACTTGACCAGTCAGAGCTTGATCAAATTGAGAGTGAATTGGGACTTGCACAAGACCAAGAAGCAGAAGCACAGCAAAGTAAGAAGGCTTCGGGCTTCCTTTCAAATCTACTCGGAGGAGGCCATTAGTCTGGGAATCAACTTGTTCAACACAGCACAgataaaactaccaaaaaattataaacaatgcaaaaaaaaaaagagagataaaaaagaaaaggaaaaaaaattttttttgaactgtGGGCTTTACTGATTACTtcagattgtttttcttattttcccttcgGCAGTGAATTAATTGGATCTATATCAGCTGATACTGATAGACTGATATTTcctatagttatttttatgtaataagcATGGAAATGAACtttgtatacgtatatatacatgcTGTGTTATCAGAGATGAATATTAGAggttgtttttaaagcaaaacacCAACTTGTTGAGATCCTCCTACAAGtattccttatttttcctttacaattAATTTTTCAGGCATGCAAAAACTTTATTGTAACTCACTGAAATATTAACAATTCGTTGGTGAATACATGCGGTATCAGCTCCTTTGTTACTGATACTtggaaacagttaaaaaaaatttggtagATTCTGATGTGAAAAACCAAAAATTATCAAGGTATCTTCAGGTGGAGGACTTGGGAAATATTAGCAAAATTGATTTctgaggaaaaaattttaaaaatatatttaactactTTGGATAGGCTGATACATTTCCATGTTATTTCTGCAGTTATAGACTTAGGCTTACCTGTAAATGGCATGCTCCATGGACTACCAGCTCTGGTCTTGCAAATGGGTGGTATTAACCCATCGAAAGCAAGTAATTGTATATCACATAGACAGTGGTTTTGATGTAAACAGAGGTTGGGCTGTGTTTTGTTGTTCAACTGTCATATATTTGTAATAGAGATGTTATGAAGTGCAGGTATGTTCTGCCTGCTCAGACCTAAGTTAAACCCTCATCTTTCATATTATGTCATAGGAAAAGTCTCTTAAAATTGTGAAATTAGTTCCTGATACGTTCTATGAGTGGCGTTGTCATCAGCGGTAGAGAGACAAGAACTGTTTTCGTAGTCTGTCTTAGAGTCTCCTAAAGGAGAGAAATTTGCTTGGCTTTAAGGTGTATTTATTTGCTGTTGAAGTCTAAATATGTAACCTGTTTCTCATTGGGAAGCTAGAAtatattcttcctttattttaaacttttttagatCACCTTTAAATAACCAAATTTGACTTAGGTTTTTAACAAAACACTTAGCAGAAATCAagctaattttgtttttgtgataCAAACTTTTAATAGTGTCGAGGGACCATGTCAGCCAACTACAGACGCATGCAGACATCTGAGACCCTCAGAAAGGAAGGATGATCCAAGAATATAGGAAATCTGTGGTCTCTTCCCTTCGTTTTAccctttccttctatttctaaaGACTGTAGGTAATCTTATGTTTTAATGTAGcatctcatatttattttttctttctgaggtaTTAAAATATCTAgactgaattttgccaaatgttaAAGGGAGAAAAGTTACTGAGGACTTTGAACACTTGCTTTTTGTGATTGACTATGCTTATATGTCATCAGTGCCTCATGACTGTGTTTGATGTCCTTTATTGATACAAAGTGAGCCTGTGCCTTCATTATCTTGCCCATTTTGGTACAAATGAAAACCTGGTGTTAGATCAATGAACTGTGTGGGTTAGGGAGGAATAGACCTGAATTCTAGTCAATCCAAGTTTCTGGACACAAAGGAAAATACAgtcacatatttataaaatagttgTCACcaggattcttcttttttaaatttttaatgcgcatgtttctgcatttaaaaagcaTCTGTGGCCATTAAGTCAAAAAGTGTACAGgtcatttcagtttcttcactgagGGGAACACAAGAAGATTGATCCAAGTAATTAAAACGTGTTAAAAGTCACTGGACAAGCTTGCAAGAAGATAAACTCAAGAGTTGGTGGTATAAGCCATAAAGATAGGATCATATAttataaactataaattaaaaGGGATTTGGGATGGCAAGGTTGGTAGGGTAGAAAAATGTGTAACACTTTCGAGAAGACATACTAGCTCTCTATGGAGAGTAGCATTATAACCATATGTGTACttcaatattatttattcaagAACATAAGGGATTACAGATTCACACAATTGATACTCTTTGATAATGGTACTCTTAATTCAGACAAACAGGAATGCTGaagctgtgtgtgcgtgtgtgtgtgtgtgtgtgtgtgtgtgtgtgtgtgtgtgtgtgttgggggataTATTGCTGATTTCAAGATATAGTAACAATAAACCCTGGTGACTGATCCAGTACCCTGGGAACTATTTATCCCTCTGCATTCATTAAAAGGTGAAacgtggattttttaaattattattgtaaaGGAATTGTAGAAAAATGCTTTGCTCTCTTCCTATAGAAAATGATGGGCAAAACCAGACAATGGGAATAACACACACCGATCATGCATTTGGACCTAAAACGATAAAGCAGGGCTCAGAAGTTCAAGCTTGCTTTGGAAGGTCAATCCAGGCCTAAAACAGTGTTTATATTCTCATTCTGGATCATCGTTGCTTTTTCCTACCCTAAAAATcttcaaatgtgatttttaaaaactgtcccCCTTCTAGTGTGGCAGAAtattaggaaaagaaacatttataagGCTTTGCAATTAGCAAACATCCTCAACATATTTAGGCATATCACTCATATATTTGAAGTAAGTGCAacttttgtccttttaaaaaaaatggcaaatgccAGTGTACTAGCGATTTTAGGCAAGAAGCAAATCTacagtcaagaaaaaaaagtgacttaaacgttttccttttctgtttataattttgGTTGATGTAGTTCTTTACATCACTCCAGCTATATTCGTTACAAGATAGGAAATTATTCTGAAAACACTTACTGTTTTCATAGGTCATTTGTGTCATGATGAAGCTAGAAGGTCTCAGAactatatttttgtgtattattcCTCCATTTCCATTGCAGCATTTAAGGTGGGATGAGAGGTCATTAATAAAATTAGGAAGCGAACTATTCTGTCATACAGGGATGTTTttagaataaatggaaaaacgtCTGAAGCATTTTCAGGGGAGAAAAAGGCTATATAAAACCAAGACAGTGAAGTTTTTTCCTGCCTGTGTTTCAACTACGCCatcttttcaaacattaaaacaaagtcaATCAATAAGTATCTGCTTATAAGAAAACTCTAAAGTTATTTCAGTGGGACTGGCACTATATTGGCCTCGTAATCCAATAAATGCTAtggaataaaaagatgaaaagtgttgcaaaaatgtctattttttcagTTGACTCTGGACCATGTGTGAGGTTCTACACTAGTCATTTTTAATGGATCTTACCCTGGGAGACTCCAACTAAGTCACATAACATTTGCACCTGTTTCTTTCGTCTATGAAATTAGCACCTGGGCCTCATAGTGTATAATTGTCTAAGACGGGGTTTGGCCAACTATGGTCTATCGGCCAAATCTGACCTGCCACTGTTTTTCTATGGAATAGCAACTaagaatgcttttttaaaaaaaatttgaaatccgAAGAATAATTCatgatgtataaaaatgcaaaattcaaaatttagtgtcaataaatacagttttgttaGAACACAGCAACGTTCACTTATGTACTGTCTATGGCTATTTTTATGCTAAAGAGAAAAGTTGTACAGTTGTGGCAGATAATAGTTTTaggcctacaaagcctaaaatatttactatcttgccCTTTATAGGAATGGTTTGCCAAACTTTGGCCTAATACATAGAAAACACTCAGTTATAGTTAGAATCATGTGTAATCCTCATGACTCTACACTTAAGTAGTAGGAAGAGCATTTTTCAGAAGGACAAGGTTAGATAAATTATCCAGCCACATAGCTAGTAAGGGGGAAAGCCAGTTTGACCGCAAAGCCTATTCTCTTTCCAATATGTCACATTatctaatattttttgttttttaatacattaagaaagatcataattttatttattttttcaacgtttatttatttttgggacagagagagacagagcatgaacgggggaggggcagagagagagggagacacagaatcggaaacaggctccaggctctgaaccatcagcccagagcctgacgcggggctcgaactcacagaccgcgagatcgtgacttggctgaagtcagacgcttaaccgactgcgccacccaggcgccccaaagatcaTAATTTTAAATAGCTTAGCAGAACTTTACTAAATACTAAagactgcttttattttattgagattatttttttctctttccaaagaaTCTAGAAACCAGCTGATCTATACTATTTTAAATGCTCTGATAACCCAAGTTTTCTCAATTCTTTAAGAATATCTCAATTCTTTGTTAATCTAAGAACAGCATATCTAGATACCCAAAAAACAAGAGgtagtaaaatgttttaaaattgtttactgaaaatcataattttttacttaacatttttataaatgcaaaattcatagaaattgtaaaccatttaataaatgtttttatattctttgttatACCCAAAAACTAATCGCAAACAGCCCAATCCcctttagttttccttttaaaaaccaaGTAGCTATTGCAATATGGGTATATGAAAAGTAGTAAGCCTGTCACAAGATAATACTGCCTATCAACACCAGTATCTCAATTGACTTGAAGATGAACCTATTATCTCTTACTTTAAATTTTGCAGTTATCAAAAATCAACATCCCAACATTTTCCAGCATTGAAAAAGAAGCACATCTTCATGGACACTGTCCCTTTACACTGTAAAACATAACTTCAGTAGTTCGGCAACTAAGTGAAGCTCGTACCTTAAGAGCTATGTCACAGTATCCAGAAAGAATtctaattgttaatatttttcaaatctaaATCTTTCACGTGGGCAGTCTCAGTTTAAATTCTTCAGCAAAATGATTAATTtggtaagaaacattttttatagcATTGTCAGCAGAGATCAGACACATTAACATAATTCTCTGAATGTACTGAAGTTTAATGCAAGGTCTCTTGGTCAGTCATCTTGCATTTACCAAGGAGCTATTGGCTATAGACCTGCtcctttctagtatttttttccaACAATTCCAGATACTGCTGCTGGATCTCAAGGCCCACTTCTATTCCCAATGCCCATATAAACTGAAACACTACTGTTTACCGGATGAAGATAGAATTCGCCACTTTACCTAATACCTTAATCCTCTCTagtcttattttctcttaattacCTGTATCCTATGCTTCACCCAAACTAGACATATGCTTCCTAAATATGtctcttattttcctctctccacAGTATTTCTTCTACCCTCCGCCTCCCTTCTCCATTCGCAGATGAAGTCCTCAATCTTTCCTCTCCTTCAAGACCCATCTGAAATGTCAGCTCCTTAACAAAAACTTTTCTAATTGGATGAGAGTTCTCTAAATACCCATTGCCTCTTAATATTTTGTTGTACGTGATCCAGTCTTTAATGTGTTCATTGTGTATTTCTTACCATCCCTATCAAATTATAAGAAACTCCTGGAGAGTAGGGATGTCTTAATTTAGACACTAgtagaatattttaaaggatagagtgtgatttttaataaatatacatttggtCTTTGTCCATTTGGGGCATAGAGCTCACCCAAACCCAAGTGTTAACAGGATAACAGTGTTTTcggttatgttaatgaggtgatttTTGGAAAGCCCTCAGGTAACTTAAGGATGAGAGCGGGTTGCCTGGGGAGCCAACCACGTGATGAGAGGGTGGAAATTTTCAGGCCCACCCCCTCACACCTCTGGAGTGGAGAAAGGAGCGGGATGTTGAGTTCAATCACTTaagatttaatcaatcatgcctatgtaatgaaagCTTTATAAAACCCCAAAAGGATGGGGCTCAAGAGAGCTCTTAGGTTGTTGAACCAGAACAAATCCATGTGCCAGATGGGCGGTGCATCCCAAACTCTATGGAGACAgaagctcttggggcacctgggtggcttggtcggttaagcatctgacttcagctcaggtcatgatctcacggtccgtgagttcgagccccgcgtcgggctctgtgctgacagctcagagcctggagcctgtttcagattctgtgtctccctctctctctgcccctcccctattcatgctctgtctctctctgtctcaaaaataaacgttaaaaaaaaattaaaaaaaaaaaaagaagctcctATGTTTGGGACCCTTCTGGACCTCACCCTATGTAGCTCTTCATCTGGCTTTTCATCTGCATCCTTGACTATCCTGTTCAAAGATGCTGAAATGGGTTCTGGTCATGAAAATGGAttgaaggaggcagggaagaaataACACATGAAGAATGAACAGATGCCAGAGAACCACAGAAGAATAAGAAACAGTAAAACCACAAGTTCTTTATGTAGccatcttttgctttattttttagagaagctTGGAAATATAGTGTTTTTGCTTATCCCCACTGATGACTAGTACTAGGTACATTTCTTCAAGTGGGTATCTTGTCCAGAggctattttaaaagattttgataGGCTGAAAAGCAAGTTTTCTGGAATAAAAATCACCACCAGACAACACTGCagtaaaaaattcatttaacaaataccgAGCCATCTACGTGCCAGCACTGTCCCAACACTGGGTACAGAGCAATGGCAGAAGTCTGGTTTGCCCAGGATGGTTGGGTTTCCTGGGACACAGGACTTCAAATGTTAAAACTGGGAAATCGGTGACAAACAACAAACGCTAGTGGTAGCCAATCTCCCATAATGGTCCTCGATCACCCCCTTCATGCCCCTATGTAGTCTCCTCCCACATTACATACGGCTGGCCTTCATAAGTAATAACACACCGTGGAAATGACGGtgtgtgacttccaaggctaggtcataaaagacacAGTGGCTTCCACTTTGCTCCTTCTGGAGAAGCCAACTGCCATGTTATGAGGACGATCAACTGGAAAAGGCCACTAGGTGAGGAACCAAAGCCTCTTGCTATCACATGTCAATGAGCCATCTTCAGCAAGGAGCCCGAAGCCTTCAACATTCACGTTTCCTAGACCCGCGCTGTTGCACACGAGGCCACAGTTAATTGAGCACATCAGAGAAGGCTGGCCCCTGCGATGTGCTGTTGTGTAATAATACACACCAAAGTCCCAAGATCTAGTACCAACAGACgaaatgtaaaatttctcatTAAATCCTTTGGGCTGAGTACAagcccaaaatgacaaaattgtgTATATGTTGCGTTAGATCTTACAAccctttctttttgcattttaaaaacgtGGTTGCTATTGGACTGACGATAACCTCTGCGGGTGGCTCCGATTACATTTCCAAGGCCTGCGGCTTGGCTGCGCTCCCAGCTGGCAAACTTTGCATTCGAG encodes:
- the RETREG1 gene encoding reticulophagy regulator 1 isoform X3, with protein sequence MQRIHAVIFMFSWEVINSNPDERPRLSHCIAESWMNFSLFLQEMSLFKQQSPGKFCLLVCSVCTFFTVLGSYIPGVILSYLLLLCAFLCPLFKCNDIGQKIYSKIKSVLLKLDFGIGEYINQKKRKRSEADKEKSHKEDSELDLSALCPKISLTVAAKELSVSDTDVSEVSWTDNGTFNLSEGYTPQTDTSDDLDRPSEEVFSRDLSDFPSVENGMGTNDEDEFSLGLPTELRRKKEQLDSGPRASKERQSAAGPTLPLSSDQTFHLMRNLAGDAITAAVTAAIKEQLEGAAKQALSQAAPSPGDDTDTEEGDDFELLDQSELDQIESELGLAQDQEAEAQQSKKASGFLSNLLGGGH
- the RETREG1 gene encoding reticulophagy regulator 1 isoform X1 codes for the protein MASPAPPEHAAEGCPAPAAAEPPRAPPEEQGEEAREEGAVAVVAGRQVEEAAGGVAAAVTWLLGEPVLWLGCRADELLSWKRPLRSLLGFVAANLLFWFLALTPWRVYHLISVMILGRVIMQIIKDMVLSRARGAQLWRSLSESWEVINSNPDERPRLSHCIAESWMNFSLFLQEMSLFKQQSPGKFCLLVCSVCTFFTVLGSYIPGVILSYLLLLCAFLCPLFKCNDIGQKIYSKIKSVLLKLDFGIGEYINQKKRKRSEADKEKSHKEDSELDLSALCPKISLTVAAKELSVSDTDVSEVSWTDNGTFNLSEGYTPQTDTSDDLDRPSEEVFSRDLSDFPSVENGMGTNDEDEFSLGLPTELRRKKEQLDSGPRASKERQSAAGPTLPLSSDQTFHLMRNLAGDAITAAVTAAIKEQLEGAAKQALSQAAPSPGDDTDTEEGDDFELLDQSELDQIESELGLAQDQEAEAQQSKKASGFLSNLLGGGH
- the RETREG1 gene encoding reticulophagy regulator 1 isoform X2 yields the protein MPEGDDFGPGQSWEVINSNPDERPRLSHCIAESWMNFSLFLQEMSLFKQQSPGKFCLLVCSVCTFFTVLGSYIPGVILSYLLLLCAFLCPLFKCNDIGQKIYSKIKSVLLKLDFGIGEYINQKKRKRSEADKEKSHKEDSELDLSALCPKISLTVAAKELSVSDTDVSEVSWTDNGTFNLSEGYTPQTDTSDDLDRPSEEVFSRDLSDFPSVENGMGTNDEDEFSLGLPTELRRKKEQLDSGPRASKERQSAAGPTLPLSSDQTFHLMRNLAGDAITAAVTAAIKEQLEGAAKQALSQAAPSPGDDTDTEEGDDFELLDQSELDQIESELGLAQDQEAEAQQSKKASGFLSNLLGGGH